In the genome of uncultured Pseudomonas sp., the window TATTGAATACGCTCCAGGACCATCTGGTCTTCATCGGTCCAGCGGGTGCGATCGACCACGAAGATCACCACGTCGACATCTTTCAGCGCCGACGAGGCGTTTTTGTTCATGTAGCGGTTTAGCGCTTTCTCGTTGTTCTTGTGCAGGCCAGGCGTATCCACATAGATCGCCTGCACTTCACCTTCGGTCTTAATCCCGAGCATGTTGTGGCGCGTGGTCTGCGGCTTGCGCGAGGTAATCGCCAGCTTCTGCCCGAGAATGTGGTTAAGCAAGGTCGACTTACCCACGTTGGGCCGGCCGACGATGGCGACATAGCCACAGCGTGTAACAGGTAAATCAGTCATTGCCATTCTCCACACCCAGGGCAATCAACGCGGCAGCGGCTGCCACCTGCTCGGCTATCCGCCGGCTCGCCCCCTGCCCCAGGGTTTTATCATTCAGTAAGGTAATCTGGCACTCGACAACGAACGTCCGACAGTGCGGCTCGCCCTGGATATCCACCACTTCGTAACGTGGCAGCTCACAGCCGCGCGACTGCAAAAACTCCTGCAGGCGGGTTTTCGGGTCTTTGTTGGTGTCGACCAAGGTCAAGCTTTCAATCTCGCTGGTCAGCCAGGCCAGAACCCGCTCGCGGGCCGCGTCCATTCCGGCGTCCAGGTAGATGGCACCAATCAGTGCTTCCAGGGCATCGGCCAGAATCGACTCACGGCGAAAGCCACCGCTTTTCAATTCGCCCGAACCCAGGCGTAAGTACTCACCCAGGTCAAAGCCGCGAGCCATTATTGCCAGCGTTTCACCCTTAACCAAGCGGGCGCGCAGGCGTGACAGCTGCCCCTCGCGCGCCAAGGGAAAGCGCTGAAACAACGCTTCGCCAGCGACAAAGTTGAGGATCGCATCGCCGAGAAACTCCAGGCGCTCGTTATTGCGCCCAGCGAAGCTGCGGTGGGTCAGCGCCAGGATCATCAGCTCCTGGTCCTTGAAGGTATATCCGAGCTGCCGCTCGAGGCGGGCTAACGACGCACTCACGGCATACGCACGCGGAATTCTTTATCGAAGCGCACCACCAGATCGATATTCTCGATCAATGGCTCACGCTTCTCGTATTTCAGGTGCACCCGAAATTCGTTGTTTTCCACTTTTATCTTCAACGCGTCCTGCATATTCAAATCACGAATGCTGTTGACCTGCATACCTTTGCTGATATGGCTGTAGAAATCGCTAACGCTACGCACATCGACGGCTTTATCGGTTTCAACTGAAGTAATCATTTTCTCCAGTGCCATGTTGTCGAAGTAGTGCGGCAGCACTTTAAAGGCAGCACTGGCCAAAAAGGCGACAACCGCGAGCACCATCAACCAACTGAGAATCGACATTCCTTTTTGCGAATGCGCTGATTTCATATTTGTCCCCAAATTCGAGTGTTGTAAAAGCCATTACGGCTGGAGGCAAGACTATATATAGCCTGCAACGCTGCGTTTAACAGCGTCGCAAATCCGTCAGCAGGTCAGTGGATCAGACCTACGCGGGTAAAATTGGGCAGGTTGCGCGACTTCGGATCCGGCCAACTCATCCAGATAGCGAAGGCTTTGCCGACGATATTCTGATCCGGCACCATGCCCAGCAGCGGCTTGGGGATGGCTGGGTCATTCCAATAGCGACTGTCATTGGAGTTGTCGCGGTTGTCACCCATCATGAAGTAATGCCCTTGCGGCACCACCCACTCGCGACCGGGCTCCAGGCGATAGCGCTGCATTTCCTTGCGGATCTGGTGTTCTGCCTCACCAAGCTTCTCGTTATACAGCGTCGCACTGCCGAGGCTGCCGGGCTCGTCGCCGATCAACTGCTGCGCCACAGACTGACCATTGATGGTCAGGCGCTTGTCACTGCTGTAGACAATACGGTCGCCGGCCAGACCTACCACGCGTTTGATGTAGTTGATGTTTGGATCGCTGGGGTAGCGGAACACCATCACATCACCACGCTGTGGGTCACCCACCTCAATCACCTTGGTGTCCAGCACAGGCAGACGAATGCCGTAGGCGAACTTGTTGACCAAGATGAAATCGCCCACTTCCAGCGTCGGCTTCATCGAGCCGGACGGAATCTGGAAGGGCTCGACCAGAAACGAGCGCAACACCAGTACGATCGCCAGCACCGGAAAGAACGACTTACCGTACTCAATCAGCAGCGGCTCTTTGTTCAAGCGTGCCACCACCACCTCATCAGGTTCGCTGACCTGACCATGGTAGGTGGTAATCGCCGCTCGCCGGCGCGGGGCCAGAAAGATCAGGTCGAACAACGCCAGTACGCCACAAACGGCGACGGCGATAACCAGCAATAACGGAAAATTGATCGACATAGGACCTTAACTATCCAGCCTGAGCACAGCGAGGAAGGCTTCCTGTGGAATTTCCACGTTACCGACCTGCTTCATGCGTTTTTTACCGGCCTTCTGCTTTTCCAGCAGCTTGCGTTTACGGCTAACGTCACCACCGTAGCACTTGGCCAATACGTTCTTGCGCAGCGCCTTGACCGTAGTCCGCGCCACGATCTGTCCACCAATGGCAGCCTGAATCGCCACATCGAACATCTGCCGAGGGATCAGTTCTTTCATCTTTTCGGTCAACGCACGACCTTTGTAGTGCGCGTTGTCGCGGTGCACGATCAACGCCAGGGCATCGACCTTCTCACCATTGATCAGCACATCCAGCTTGACCAGATTGGCTGACTGGTAGCGATCGAAGTGGTAATCCAACGAGGCATAACCACGGCTGGTTGACTTCAGGCGGTCGAAGAAGTCCAACACCACTTCGTTCATCGGCAGGTCATAAGTCACCTGCACCTGGGAGCCGAGGAACAGCATGTCGTGCTGCACACCACGCTTTTCGATGCACAGGGTAATCACGTTGCCCAAATGCTCCTGCGGCACGAGGATATTGGCGCGCACGATCGGCTCGCGCATATCTTCAATTGCCGACAAGTCTGGCAGTTTCGACGGGTTATCGACGTAGATCGTCTCACCGGTCTTGAGCAGTAGCTCGAAAATTACCGTCGGCGCTGTGGTGATCAGGTCCAGGTCGTACTCGCGCTCCAAGCGCTCCTGAATGATCTCCATGTGCAGCATGCCGAGGAAGCCACAACGGAAACCAAAGCCCAATGCGTCAGAGCTTTCCGGGGTGTACTGCAAGGAGGAGTCGTTCAGCGTGAGCTTCTGCAGGGCTTCACGGAAGTCCTCAAAGTCATCGGAGCTAACCGGGAACAGACCGGCGTAAACCTGCGGCTGGATACGCTTGAAGCCTGGCAACACATCAACGTCAGGCGTCGAACTCAAGGTCAGCGTGTCACCCACTGGCGCACCGTGAATATCCTTGATACCGGCGATGATAAAGCCCACTTCACCGGCTTTCAGATCAGCGGTAGCAGTATGCTTCGGGTTGAACACACCGACACTGTCGACCAAGTGAATCTTGCCGGTGGATTTCACCAGCACCTTGTCACCCTTCTTGATTCGCCCGTGGCGCACGCGTACCAGGGACACAACCCCAAGATAGTTGTCGAACCAGGAATCGATGATCAAGGCTTGCAGCGGATCTTCGACATTACCGGTCGGCGCAGGGATGGTATGCACCAGACGCTCGAGCACCTCATCGACACCCAGACCGGTCTTGGCGCTGCAGGTCACAGCGTCGGTGGCATCAATACCGATGATCTTCTCAATCTCTTCTTTGACGCGGTCCGGGTCGGCCTGCGGCAAGTCAATTTTGTTCAGCACTGGCATGACCTCAAGGCCCTGCTCAATGGCGGTGTAACAGTTGGCCACCGACTGCGCTTCCACGCCCTGCCCGGCATCGACCACCAGCAGCGCACCTTCGCAAGCTGCCAGGGAACGGCTGACCTCGTAGGTGAAGTCGACGTGACCTGGGGTGTCAATAAAGTTCAGCTGATAGGTAATGCCGTCACGCGCTTTGTAATACAGCGTGACGCTGTGCGCCTTGATGGTGATCCCGCGCTCGCGCTCAAGATCCATGGAGTCCAGTACCTGGGCTGCCATTTCACGGTCAGCCAGACCGCCACACATCTGGATAAAACGGTCAGCCAGGGTCGACTTGCCGTGGTCAATGTGGGCGATGATGGAGAAATTGCGGATATGACTCAAATCACTCACGGATCAACACTCGAAAAGGTCGCAGGCGACTGCCCGCCGAAAATAGCCGCGAAGTGTACCCGAAAGCCACCTTACACGTCACCAAGGCCGCAAAGCGACTCTATGTAAAAGGGCGACCGAAGTCGCCCGTTTACTCTATCAACACCGTTAGTCGGCGAGCTTAAAGGTAATAAAGCTCGCACGCCCCTGACGCAGCACGCGCATCGACACCGAACGATTCTTCGGCAGGGCCTGCGCCACCTCGGTAAAGGTCTTGGCCGAATTGATCGCCTGATTGTTCAGGTGAGTGATCACATCGCCTGGGCGCAGGCCAATCAGCGCCGCCGGCCCCTCGAGCACCTCGGAAATCACCACGCCACCGTTAAGATCGAGGCTCTTTTTCTGCTCAGCAGTCAACTCAACCACCTTAACCCCAAGACGGTTGCTGCTGCGCTCGACTCCGGATGCGGTATTACCCGCCAAGGGCTCGCCATCTTCAGGCAGCGCCCCGATGGTCAACTGCAATTTTTTGCGTGCACCATCGCGCACCACGTCCAACTCGGCACGCGTGCCCGGCTTAAGCGCACCCACCAGATGCGGCAAATCGGCAGACATGATGATCGGCTTACCGTCCAGATTGAGGATGACATCACCGACCTGCAAACCGCCCTTGGCCGCCGGCCCCTGTTCCAACACCTGCGCCACGAGCGCACCGGCCGGCTTATCCAGACCAAACGACTCAGCCAGGTCTTTGTTCACTTCCTGAATCACCACACCCAGCCAGCCGCGACTAACCTTGCCATCGGCCTTGAGCTGATCAGCCACATCCATGGCCACACTCATTGGAATGGCAAACGACAAGCCCATAAAGCCGCCGGAGCGAGTGAAAATCTGTGAATTGATACCCACCACTTCGCCGGCCAGGTTGAACAGCGGGCCACCGGAGTTACCCGGATTAATCGCCACGTCGGTCTGGATGAACGGCACATAGCTTTCGTTCGGCAGACTACGGCCTTTGGCGCTGACGATACCAGCGGTCACCGAGTGATCAAAACCGAATGGCGAGCCAATCGCCAACACCCACTCGCCAACTTTCAGCTCTTCCGACTTGCCCAGCTTGACGGTCGGCAGGCCTTTACCCTCAACCTTGAGCAAGGCCACATCGCTGCGCGGATCAGTACCAATCAGTTTTGCCTCCAACTCACTACGATCCGCCAGGCGCACGATGATTTCATCGGCATCGGCAATCACATGATTGTTGGTCAGCACATAGCCATCTGCGGAAATGATAAAGCCTGAGCCTAGCGACTGAGCCTCACGCTGGCGTCCGCCACCGGGCGTACGCGGCACTTGGGGAATGTTGCGTTCGAAGAACTCGCGGAACATCGGCGGCAGGCCTTCCAGATCAGGCACATTGAGCTGACCCGCACCAGCCACTGGGCGCTCCGGCAGCTTCTGCCGGGTACTGATATTGACCACCGCCGGTGACGCCTGCTCAACCAACTCGGTGAAATCCGGCAGGCTTGCCTGGGCAAGCAACGCTTGCCCCATCAGCAGCAAGGCAAATATGGCTGTAAAGGTAGATTTCAGAGCAGGCTTCGACATACAACTCCCCATCAAGTCAGCAAAGTTCTTAAAGCGCTGTCGTGGTACCCACAAGCAATGCACGCAACACCACAGGTTGTAACGCCGGATCACCGGCGGTAATACGGCTACGCCAGCGTACAGCGCAGCAGGCAAGCAGAAAACCGAGCAGCGCACTGAGTATCACCCAAGGCTCACTCAAACCCAGCTGTTCAGCCAACACTGCCGCTGCAAAAAGCCCGATCAACGGCAGCAGATAAACCAACAACGAGCCACGTACCAGCAAGTCTTCGCGCACACCGATGATCACCGCATCGCCAACAGCCAGCTGCAGATCCGACAGCGCTCGCACATAACCGCGCCGCCCACCGGCACCAAGCTGGTCAAGCAAGCCCTGGCCGCAACCGGCCTTAACCGAACAGCTGGAGCAGGTGCTTTTACGCAGAGTCTCAACCCAGACAGCGCCTGGCTCGACAGCGACGACCCGCCCCTGCTCCTCAATCACTGCACAGCCTCGGTAGCCGCTCGCATCGACAGGGCGACGCGCTCAGCGGTCCCCAACGGTATTTCGCCTACCACCGTGACCATGACATCGCCATCACCGGTCTTTAGTCGCCGTGAAACAACCACGGTTGGCCCCAATTGAGTACGTAAATCATCAACCTGCGCGCCACGCAACGGCTCCATAAAAACCGAAAACCGTGCTAACCCATCGCCATACACCTGACAGGCAACCAACTCATCCGATGCAGGGCTGCGGCGCTGAGTAACCGAGTTCAGACTAAAACCCTGCGGCAACCAATCCGACTGCCATGCCTGTGCAGCCCCTGCATGCACCGGCGACAAACGCACCGAGCGACATCCGCTACCAGGCGCGAGATCGGTGGCTGCAGGAGCCGCAACCTGTAATTGGGTAAACTGAAAGCGCTCAAGCAAGCGCCCTTTTTCGTTGACCAGCAACGACTTCAACGGCAGGCCCGTCTGCTGATCAAGGTGCAATTCAATGGCGTATCGATGCTGATCTCGCGGCACCAGCGCCAGTACACGACTGGTGCGCCCCGCCACACGAGAGTTGCCGAGCACACGCAGCTCGTACCACTGGCTCAGCTGTTCGACATTCAGCGCCCTGCTGGGCCACAACTGGCTGTCGATCAATTGGTCGGCCAGCGCCCCACTGGCGCACTGCACCTGACCATCGACACGCACGACCTCATGCGCCAAGCCATCCTGCTGCAGCAGGCGCTCATGCAGCGTGCCGCCCTCGTCAACTCGATGCCAGATGCTGTGTGTTGAAAAGCTGCCATTGCGCTCGTAAACAAAGGTGCCCTGAAAGCTCAGAGCGCGCTCAGCATCGACTAAACGCTGCAGCAACGCCGGCCCTTCAGCTGCCATTACCGGCAACGCCAGCCAGCTGCCCAGAAACAGGGCGCTTAAAGCAATAAGGCGCATGCGACTCCTTAACAACGGGCGTTAACGGCTTTCTAGGCTGGCTGCGCGCGCATATGGCAGCGCACTGTCGCCGGTGCTAACGGCTGCTTGCTGCGCATGCTGACGCAAATACGCTGGCAGGCGCTGCTCATGCCAGCCAGGCTGACCTTGACCTACAGCGCTAGCCGTCGAGGCCGCTTGCTCTTCAGAGGTATTAAAACCTGCCAACATAGCTGGGCCACTGACTTGGGGAATGGCAAGCATCGACTGATTAGCCTGCTGCGCCAACTGCGTACCCGCGATCTCATCCTGATTGTACAGTCGCACGCCAGCCAGCACGGCCACGGTAACCGAAGCAGCAACTGCCAAACGCCCAACTGTGCGCCACGGACCGCGCTGCGCTTGCGGTGCAACCGGTGCAGCATCATCAGCCAGGGCTGCAGATACCGCAGCGGCAATATCCAGTCGCGGCTCAAGCAACTCTTTGTGCATGACTGCGCGAGCGACTTGGTAGCGCGACCAGGTTGCACGTAACGCAGGGTCATCACTGGCCCCCAGCACTCGCCTTAGTTCAAGTTCATCCGCTTGGTTATCCATCACCGCGGACAGCGATTCCTGCAGGGTTTCACGACTCATGGCGGTTCCTCTCTTGGCTGACGCCGCTGCCTTAGGTTTCCTGCAACAACGGCTGCAGGGATCGATCAATGGCCTCGCGTGCCCGGAAAATTCGCGAACGCACGGTGCCAACTGGACACTGCATGACGCTGGCAATGTCCTCGTAACTCAGACCATCAAATTCACGCAAGGTTAGCGCTGTGCGTAAATCTTCTGGCAATTGCTCAATACTGCGGTGCACCGTGGCCTCGATCTCGTCACGCAACAACACACGTTCCGGCGACTCGATATTCTTCAGGGCGTGATCGCCATCGTAGAACTCGGCATCCTCAGCACTTACATCACTGTCTGGCGGCCGGCGGCCACGCGACACCAAATGGTTCTTCGCCGTGTTGATGGCGATGCGATACAGCCAGGTATAAAACGCACTGTCACCGCGAAAATTACCCAACGCCCGGTAGGCCTTAATGAAGGCTTCCTGCGCTACATCCTGTGCCTCATGGGTGTCATGCACAAAACGCACGATCAACCCGAGAATCTTGTGCTGGTACTTGAGCACCAATAGATCAAATGCACGCTTGTCGCCGCGCTGTACGCGCTCGACCAGCTGCTGATCATCTTCCTGGGTTAGCATGAAAACTCCTCATTAGGTTTGAAGGAGCGCAAGCCGACCCGTGAATCGGTCTGCCAAAGTAGACTTGGGCATTGCGCAAAAGTTCTCTCCTTCAAACAAGCTTCCTGCAGATCACTTAAAAGCCCTGCACGGAATAGCGCAGCAAAGGGACTCCGATGCTGCACTTTTAGTCTCGACCACCCGCAGGCCATGCAAAAGCTGCAAGCCCATTGTAAAGCCGTCTGACACGACGAATTGGCACCTAAATAACCGCCTATGGAACTCGAAACACTTAAAAAGTTCCCGAGCAACGCACTTGGTCATAAGCCGGCTATTGTGCAGCCCACCCCCTCTATATACTAGGGGCCGCTTTTCGCGGAATTCGAACATGAGCCAACATTACCAACACGACGTTTTGGTTATCGGTAGCGGCGCCGCCGGCCTGACCCTGGCCCTGACGCTGCCAGCGCATCTACGCATTGCCGTGCTGAGCAAGGGCAACCTGGCCAACGGTTCCACTTACTGGGCGCAAGGCGGCGTGGCGGCGGTGCTGGATGACACCGACACAGTCGAATCGCATGTCGAAGACACCCTCAACGCAGGCGGCGGCCTGTGCCGCGAGGATGCCGTGCGCTTTACCGTGGAACACAGTCGCGAAGCCATCCAGTGGCTGATTAATCAGGGCGTCCCTTTTACCCGTGACGACCAGACTGCTCGCGAAGATGGCGGCTTTGAATTCCACCTGACCCGCGAAGGTGGCCATAGTCATAGGCGCATCATTCACGCCGCCGACGCGACCGGCGCGGCGATTTTTAACACCCTGCTCGAACAAACCAAACAGCGCAGCAATATCGAATTGCTGGAGCAACGCGTCGCCGTCGACCTGATCACCGAACGTAAACTCGGCCTGGATGGCCAGCGCTGCCTCGGCGCTTACGTGCTCAACCGCGCCAGCGGCGAAGTTGACACCTTCAGCGCGCGCTTTGTGATTCTCGCCACCGGCGGTGCGGCCAAGGTCTACCTCTACACCAGCAACCCGGACGGCGCCTGCGGCGACGGCATTGCCATGGCCTGGCGCGCCGGTTGCCGAGTTGGCAACCTGGAATTCAACCAGTTCCACCCAACCTGCCTGTACCACCCGAAGGCAAAAAGCTTTCTAGTCACCGAGGCGCTGCGCGGCGAAGGCGCACTACTCAAACTGCCCAACGGCGAACGTTTTATGCCGCGCTTCGATGAGCGCGCCGAACTGGCCCCACGGGATATCGTCGCCCGCGCCATCGACCACGAGATGAAGCGCCTAGGGATTGACTGCGTCTTCTTGGATATCAGCCATAAACCGGCTGAGTTTGTGAAGTCGCACTTCCCAACCGTATACGAGCGCTGCCTGGACTTCGGCATCGACATCACCAAAGAGCCCATTCCAGTAGTGCCCGCCGCGCACTACACCTGCGGCGGCGTACTGGTCGATCAGCACAGCCATACCGACGTGCCCGGCTTGTATGCCATCGGCGAAACCAGTTTTACCGGCTTGCACGGGGCCAACCGCATGGCCAGTAACTCACTGCTGGAGTGCTTCGTGTACGCACGCGCGGCGGCGGCCGACATCGTCAGCCAGCTGGACCAAGTGCAAACACCCGCAGCACTGCCCAGCTGGGATGCCAGCCAGGTCACCGATTCGGACGAAGACGTGATCATTGCGCACAACTGGGACGAACTACGGCGTTTTATGTGGGACTACGTCGGTATCGTGCGCACCAACAAACGCCTACAGCGTGCCGAGCACCGGGTGCGCCTGCTGCTCGACGAGATTGACGAATTTTACAGCAACTACAAGGTCAGCCGCGACCTGATCGAGCTGCGCAACCTGGCTCAGGTCGCCGAACTGATGATTCGCTCGGCCATGCTGCGCCATGAAAGCCGCGGCCTGCACTACACCCTGGACTACCCACAGCAGTTGGCCGAAGCCAAAGACACTATTTTGCTGCCGCCCACCTATGACGACTGAATTTCAGCCGCACGCGTAAGCGCCGGTGCTGATCGCGCGACAGGCTGTCGCGGACGACGCACAGCGAGCGCACGCGCCGCTGCCCGGGCAGACGAAAGCGCAGCAATACCATGAGCGGTAACGCCAGACTATCTGGATGCAGCTCGATTGACTGCCAGCCCTGCGCGGCACTGTGCACCTGCCAACCATCCGCCGTGCAACGCAGCGCCCGATAGGCAGCGGGCGACATCAACAGCAGGTGGCGCGGCACGACCCAGGTAGCGTGCACCAGACAGCACAAC includes:
- a CDS encoding SoxR reducing system RseC family protein; the protein is MIEEQGRVVAVEPGAVWVETLRKSTCSSCSVKAGCGQGLLDQLGAGGRRGYVRALSDLQLAVGDAVIIGVREDLLVRGSLLVYLLPLIGLFAAAVLAEQLGLSEPWVILSALLGFLLACCAVRWRSRITAGDPALQPVVLRALLVGTTTAL
- the nadB gene encoding L-aspartate oxidase; its protein translation is MSQHYQHDVLVIGSGAAGLTLALTLPAHLRIAVLSKGNLANGSTYWAQGGVAAVLDDTDTVESHVEDTLNAGGGLCREDAVRFTVEHSREAIQWLINQGVPFTRDDQTAREDGGFEFHLTREGGHSHRRIIHAADATGAAIFNTLLEQTKQRSNIELLEQRVAVDLITERKLGLDGQRCLGAYVLNRASGEVDTFSARFVILATGGAAKVYLYTSNPDGACGDGIAMAWRAGCRVGNLEFNQFHPTCLYHPKAKSFLVTEALRGEGALLKLPNGERFMPRFDERAELAPRDIVARAIDHEMKRLGIDCVFLDISHKPAEFVKSHFPTVYERCLDFGIDITKEPIPVVPAAHYTCGGVLVDQHSHTDVPGLYAIGETSFTGLHGANRMASNSLLECFVYARAAAADIVSQLDQVQTPAALPSWDASQVTDSDEDVIIAHNWDELRRFMWDYVGIVRTNKRLQRAEHRVRLLLDEIDEFYSNYKVSRDLIELRNLAQVAELMIRSAMLRHESRGLHYTLDYPQQLAEAKDTILLPPTYDD
- the rpoE gene encoding RNA polymerase sigma factor RpoE yields the protein MLTQEDDQQLVERVQRGDKRAFDLLVLKYQHKILGLIVRFVHDTHEAQDVAQEAFIKAYRALGNFRGDSAFYTWLYRIAINTAKNHLVSRGRRPPDSDVSAEDAEFYDGDHALKNIESPERVLLRDEIEATVHRSIEQLPEDLRTALTLREFDGLSYEDIASVMQCPVGTVRSRIFRAREAIDRSLQPLLQET
- the lepB gene encoding signal peptidase I, whose protein sequence is MSINFPLLLVIAVAVCGVLALFDLIFLAPRRRAAITTYHGQVSEPDEVVVARLNKEPLLIEYGKSFFPVLAIVLVLRSFLVEPFQIPSGSMKPTLEVGDFILVNKFAYGIRLPVLDTKVIEVGDPQRGDVMVFRYPSDPNINYIKRVVGLAGDRIVYSSDKRLTINGQSVAQQLIGDEPGSLGSATLYNEKLGEAEHQIRKEMQRYRLEPGREWVVPQGHYFMMGDNRDNSNDSRYWNDPAIPKPLLGMVPDQNIVGKAFAIWMSWPDPKSRNLPNFTRVGLIH
- a CDS encoding DUF4845 domain-containing protein, which codes for MKSAHSQKGMSILSWLMVLAVVAFLASAAFKVLPHYFDNMALEKMITSVETDKAVDVRSVSDFYSHISKGMQVNSIRDLNMQDALKIKVENNEFRVHLKYEKREPLIENIDLVVRFDKEFRVRMP
- the lepA gene encoding translation elongation factor 4, giving the protein MSDLSHIRNFSIIAHIDHGKSTLADRFIQMCGGLADREMAAQVLDSMDLERERGITIKAHSVTLYYKARDGITYQLNFIDTPGHVDFTYEVSRSLAACEGALLVVDAGQGVEAQSVANCYTAIEQGLEVMPVLNKIDLPQADPDRVKEEIEKIIGIDATDAVTCSAKTGLGVDEVLERLVHTIPAPTGNVEDPLQALIIDSWFDNYLGVVSLVRVRHGRIKKGDKVLVKSTGKIHLVDSVGVFNPKHTATADLKAGEVGFIIAGIKDIHGAPVGDTLTLSSTPDVDVLPGFKRIQPQVYAGLFPVSSDDFEDFREALQKLTLNDSSLQYTPESSDALGFGFRCGFLGMLHMEIIQERLEREYDLDLITTAPTVIFELLLKTGETIYVDNPSKLPDLSAIEDMREPIVRANILVPQEHLGNVITLCIEKRGVQHDMLFLGSQVQVTYDLPMNEVVLDFFDRLKSTSRGYASLDYHFDRYQSANLVKLDVLINGEKVDALALIVHRDNAHYKGRALTEKMKELIPRQMFDVAIQAAIGGQIVARTTVKALRKNVLAKCYGGDVSRKRKLLEKQKAGKKRMKQVGNVEIPQEAFLAVLRLDS
- a CDS encoding MucB/RseB C-terminal domain-containing protein — protein: MRLIALSALFLGSWLALPVMAAEGPALLQRLVDAERALSFQGTFVYERNGSFSTHSIWHRVDEGGTLHERLLQQDGLAHEVVRVDGQVQCASGALADQLIDSQLWPSRALNVEQLSQWYELRVLGNSRVAGRTSRVLALVPRDQHRYAIELHLDQQTGLPLKSLLVNEKGRLLERFQFTQLQVAAPAATDLAPGSGCRSVRLSPVHAGAAQAWQSDWLPQGFSLNSVTQRRSPASDELVACQVYGDGLARFSVFMEPLRGAQVDDLRTQLGPTVVVSRRLKTGDGDVMVTVVGEIPLGTAERVALSMRAATEAVQ
- a CDS encoding DegQ family serine endoprotease, which encodes MSKPALKSTFTAIFALLLMGQALLAQASLPDFTELVEQASPAVVNISTRQKLPERPVAGAGQLNVPDLEGLPPMFREFFERNIPQVPRTPGGGRQREAQSLGSGFIISADGYVLTNNHVIADADEIIVRLADRSELEAKLIGTDPRSDVALLKVEGKGLPTVKLGKSEELKVGEWVLAIGSPFGFDHSVTAGIVSAKGRSLPNESYVPFIQTDVAINPGNSGGPLFNLAGEVVGINSQIFTRSGGFMGLSFAIPMSVAMDVADQLKADGKVSRGWLGVVIQEVNKDLAESFGLDKPAGALVAQVLEQGPAAKGGLQVGDVILNLDGKPIIMSADLPHLVGALKPGTRAELDVVRDGARKKLQLTIGALPEDGEPLAGNTASGVERSSNRLGVKVVELTAEQKKSLDLNGGVVISEVLEGPAALIGLRPGDVITHLNNQAINSAKTFTEVAQALPKNRSVSMRVLRQGRASFITFKLAD
- a CDS encoding anti sigma-E factor RseA C-terminal domain-containing protein, producing the protein MSRETLQESLSAVMDNQADELELRRVLGASDDPALRATWSRYQVARAVMHKELLEPRLDIAAAVSAALADDAAPVAPQAQRGPWRTVGRLAVAASVTVAVLAGVRLYNQDEIAGTQLAQQANQSMLAIPQVSGPAMLAGFNTSEEQAASTASAVGQGQPGWHEQRLPAYLRQHAQQAAVSTGDSALPYARAASLESR
- a CDS encoding protein YgfX, coding for MSSQSDGFECQWQPSRWLLACYALIQGLALLSLSWVDIPLWARGLGLLCCLVHATWVVPRHLLLMSPAAYRALRCTADGWQVHSAAQGWQSIELHPDSLALPLMVLLRFRLPGQRRVRSLCVVRDSLSRDQHRRLRVRLKFSRHRWAAAK
- the rnc gene encoding ribonuclease III, translated to MSASLARLERQLGYTFKDQELMILALTHRSFAGRNNERLEFLGDAILNFVAGEALFQRFPLAREGQLSRLRARLVKGETLAIMARGFDLGEYLRLGSGELKSGGFRRESILADALEALIGAIYLDAGMDAARERVLAWLTSEIESLTLVDTNKDPKTRLQEFLQSRGCELPRYEVVDIQGEPHCRTFVVECQITLLNDKTLGQGASRRIAEQVAAAAALIALGVENGND